One Littorina saxatilis isolate snail1 linkage group LG11, US_GU_Lsax_2.0, whole genome shotgun sequence genomic window, aagggagcccggaagcaggtcaCGCAATGATCGTGTTTTACCAAGCAGACGAAGTTTCTGCATATCGCTTGCGCCTTTGAAGCTAACCGCCTCTGTTTAGGATacgttcgtgtgaatcgcagttgtttgttgcattttagattcagaggtacacaattacgtgctattgcagataccgCAAgttgcattgaaatcacaaactgacaacgaaattgtgaaaaaaaaggaaagtgtgtgcCACGGGTCCACGACGTCTCAAGGGTTATATAAACCacaaaatctggtgtgtggtttacgcaagctaaatagccgtTCAAACGaatgttccataaggttagaactggttttttcgtgagaagatttaaatcgttctgaaaaccatttgaggcagactgggcctttaatgATGGGTGCaaacataaaaagaaaataattaaaaaaatagtcAGAGAGAGTGAAGAATGGACTTGGGCAGTTTGCATCGGTTTATTTGTTGTACTTGACTATGAATTTATATCAACATTTTTACCTTCTTCCAGTTCATCAGGTCATTTGTCAATGTTTCTGATTTTTTAGACTGCCTTTATTTTTATATGACACAACTGCAAATAATTCTTTTTCTGGTTTCAGGGTTTGTCTGTAAacgtttttattttaaattctgttttgctttcgttttcaGGTTGATGCGCAACCAACATGGCCTTGAGAAAACTAGCATGTCCACTGGTGGATCACGCATTCGGCTGGATACGACCGTGGCAATTGCAAGCAGCAGCCTTCATTCCCACAGCAAAAACATGTGTGAGCATCAGCTCAGAGTTGCAGTATTCCCGTAAGCAGGTTCCAACGGATGAGGAACTCCAAGTACGTGCAAAGTTTCTTGCCACCCAGTTTCACAGCTCTGAGGGTGAGATGCAGCACTTTCTCTCCTCCAACAGCCGGCTTGTGAGCATGGGCAAGAACAAGTTCTACAGCCTGACACAGCTTCTCGCTCAGCACGGCATCAGCATGAGAGAGTTGCTGATCTATCCCAATGTCTATCGACGGAAATACGAAACAGTGGCCAATAGGATCCGACAGCTGGAGGAGGGAGGTGTGAAGCCTGTGACTCTGCGAATGATCAACACCACCTACAAGAAGTATCAAGCCAAATATGGGCGTCTCATGTTGGACACTGAGGTGTACGAACAGTTCAAAAGCAGCATAGACCTCTTGTCATCCCAGCTGGGGTTGAGCGAGAAAGAAGCTGAGGACATCATCAGCGAATCTAAATGGCTGAACAATACGAAGATGAGTACGTTGAAGGACAAGATAGAACTGTTGTGGAGTTACGGCATTTCCTCAGAAGCCATCCGAGAGAGAATGTGGGTGTTGGCCTTCCCCACAGACACCCTGAGGTCTCGGATCGAAGCCCTCAAGAAATCCGGCATAAATTTCAAGGACTTTCCCAAGCAGTATCTCATCGCTATCAAGTCCTCTGATGACAAGTTCAAGAAGTTTCAGGAACGCCTGTTGGAAGACAAAACTATTCTGGACCAGAGCGGTTGTTCAGACAAGGCGGCCTACATTTGCTCCAGGCTTTCTTGCTCCGAGGTAGACCTAGTAACATTGTGCAAGAAGTTCCGTGCCTTATTATCGGTTCGCTTACCAAAGTTGAAGACCAACCTTGACGTTCTTTTGAAAGAGTTTGGTGTCCCAAAATCCGTGATTGTTGAGTCACCAAGAGCGCTGAGGCTGAGCACAGAGACATTGAGAGAGCGTCTGCAGCAGCTGCAAGACTTAGAAGTTCCAGTGTCTGGTCGAGCCCTTAACATGTCCAACGCACAGTATGAACAGTTTATGGAGAGGCTGAAGGAGAAGGGATCTATATGATGATAACAATGATAAAGAACATTTATATATCGTGAACCAAAGAAtaattaaccccttcactgccccaGCCCGAGAATTCCTTGACCTTGAGTGTACGTGCTGTGCGCCTGTAAGCCGAGAAATTCTCTTCTGTGCTATAAACCTACATTCTTTTGTGTTCCTGAGGGGATACTACTCTTCTGACCATTGCAAACTGTTTGATAGCCTCCCTTTGTCCATTCTCTTTTGTTGAGAAGCAAAGTGGTATCTGGGAAGCCATTATTTGCAGGATTTGTGTAGATTTTTGTGTGAATGTTTCTGCTTGCACGTGGTTTGCATCATGGCTGCAATAAGTTCCTGACGTTAAGTTAACACTTTCCATGTATCAGCATGAAGTTTACCCATTCATTTTACACACAAACTTTTGTGTTTGAGATGTAAGAACTAAATGAAGCAATTCCGTGACTCGGCCTGTTAAAAATTGTTCtcttttttaatattttttatttattttacaaacaTTTTCTGATTTATTTAATTTCACCAAtcatcatttttgagtcacttgagaaaaagtgactctatgtaatcggtcagtgttagtctgtccggccggccggccgtccgtagacaccaccttaacgttggacttttctcggaaactatcaaagcgatcgggctcatattttgtttagtcgtgacctccaatgacctctacactttaacgatggtttcgttgacctttgacctttttcaaggtcacaggtcagcgtcaaaggaaaaattagacattttatatctttgacaaagttcatcggatgtgattgaaactttgtaggattattctttacatcaaagtatttacatctgtagccttttacgaacgttatcagaaaaacaagggagataactagccttttctgttcggcaacacacaacttaatcaggcatgggaattgaaaattgtaaaaaaggcgaaaaatttataactgaaggcgcgaagcgtcaagtcgacggcgcgaagcgcctagccttactaggggggtccgggggcacgcccccccggaaatttttttctccaaagaacccagatggtgcaatctggtgtcatctgagctccaagtttgccattaaattctgttttttagaatcagagtttttagtaca contains:
- the LOC138979960 gene encoding uncharacterized protein is translated as MALRKLACPLVDHAFGWIRPWQLQAAAFIPTAKTCVSISSELQYSRKQVPTDEELQVRAKFLATQFHSSEGEMQHFLSSNSRLVSMGKNKFYSLTQLLAQHGISMRELLIYPNVYRRKYETVANRIRQLEEGGVKPVTLRMINTTYKKYQAKYGRLMLDTEVYEQFKSSIDLLSSQLGLSEKEAEDIISESKWLNNTKMSTLKDKIELLWSYGISSEAIRERMWVLAFPTDTLRSRIEALKKSGINFKDFPKQYLIAIKSSDDKFKKFQERLLEDKTILDQSGCSDKAAYICSRLSCSEVDLVTLCKKFRALLSVRLPKLKTNLDVLLKEFGVPKSVIVESPRALRLSTETLRERLQQLQDLEVPVSGRALNMSNAQYEQFMERLKEKGSI